The proteins below come from a single Aegilops tauschii subsp. strangulata cultivar AL8/78 chromosome 6, Aet v6.0, whole genome shotgun sequence genomic window:
- the LOC123493360 gene encoding uncharacterized protein, with protein sequence MPLLPPAAPPLPLSSHRLGLPFLTLPSPAGRPLRRGDLAIRMGGGPRTFPGGVSKWQWKRMQARKAKQLLKARLARERQLYEMRKRAELRDAVVHLERPWDPDSAPVSAAALAPNLLSVAADDQLRGLADRFHRPGGVDLWNDRDGPQVFASPGTGTASARFFPRDAVHSVQPYARLGAGAGAGAEGAQGVRGNDAVEDAYGYSEPAVQLMERDGMWEPVIALEGGDEDNSRVRSWIHDDDDAISDSENDEEDLDFGHQRRAVVRRDGRGSGETASTMRVGSERGRQWRGHGSFSDSEGARKGPDQRWSDRSSESRRKPPAARWKPWNAEGSNAIGKDRIGGGSFSESEVSRRGFEPKSRARNREDTMDAVVKWKLSYDTHGNVIRKVRVGGEFDSNSDNGRDDKLEPKWRAPNRSSPSENRRGRAGLKHRPKANSGERPGGYTRGHNADERGQFGNGFASDLEEPTWKPRKKNEARNSNGSREYNGDMKSRFRSGGSGAARRLDNTRPVMNANREDGGGRRSRGDGYSLRPTSELHSSMDRNGGRQFRGDGYSLRPTSELR encoded by the coding sequence ATGCCACTCCTCCCGCCGgcggcgccgccgctgccgctctCCTCTCACCGCCTCGGCCTCCCCTTCCTCACACTCCCCTCGCCCGCCGgccgccccctccgccgcggGGACCTCGCCATCCGCATGGGCGGCGGGCCGCGCACGTTCCCGGGCGGCGTCTCCAAGTGGCAGTGGAAGCGCATGCAGGCCCGGAAGGCGAAGCAGCTCCTCAAGGCCCGCCTCGCCCGCGAGCGCCAGCTCTACGAGATGCGCAAGCGCGCCGAGCTCCGcgacgccgtcgtccacctcGAGCGGCCCTGGGACCCCGACTCGGCCCCCGTCTCCGCCGCCGCGCTGGCGCCCAACCTCCTCTCcgtcgccgccgacgaccagCTCAGGGGCCTCGCCGACCGCTTCCACCGACCCGGCGGCGTCGACCTCTGGAACGACCGCGACGGGCCCCAGGTCTTCGCGTCCCCGGGCACGGGCACGGCCTCCGCGCGCTTCTTCCCCAGGGACGCCGTCCACAGCGTCCAGCCCTACGCCCGCCTCGGCGCCGGCGCCGGGGCAGGAGCCGAGGGCGCGCAGGGTGTTCGGGGGAATGACGCTGTGGAGGACGCGTATGGTTACAGCGAGCCTGCAGTCCAACTGATGGAAAGAGATGGGATGTGGGAGCCGGTGATTGCTTTGGAAGGTGGGGATGAAGACAATTCGAGGGTCAGGAGTTGGAttcatgatgatgatgatgctattTCTGATTCAGAGAACGACGAAGAGGATCTTGATTTTGGACACCAACGACGAGCAGTCGTAAGACGAGATGGAAGGGGGAGCGGTGAAACTGCAAGCACTATGCGTGTTGGAAGTGAGAGGGGCAGGCAATGGAGAGGTCATGGTTCCTTTTCAGATTCAGAAGGCGCAAGAAAAGGTCCTGATCAAAGATGGTCAGACAGAAGTAGTGAGAGCAGAAGGAAGCCTCCCGCCGCAAGATGGAAGCCTTGGAACGCCGAGGGCAGTAACGCCATTGGGAAGGACCGAATAGGTGGGGGTTCTTTCTCCGAGTCGGAGGTGAGCCGCCGTGGTTTTGAGCCAAAATCAAGAGCAAGGAATAGAGAGGACACAATGGATGCCGTGGTGAAGTGGAAGCTCTCGTACGATACCCATGGCAATGTGATACGAAAGGTTCGCGTTGGTGGTGAATTTGATTCCAATTCAGACAATGGAAGGGATGACAAACTGGAACCAAAATGGAGAGCCCCGAATAGGTCTAGTCCAAGTGAGAACCGAAGAGGTCGAGCAGGGCTGAAACATAGACCTAAGGCCAACAGTGGCGAAAGGCCAGGAGGATACACGAGGGGTCACAATGCTGATGAAAGGGGTCAATTTGGTAACGGCTTTGCCTCGGACTTGGAGGAGCCGACATGGAAGccaagaaaaaagaacgaagctaGGAACAGCAATGGCAGCAGAGAGTACAACGGTGATATGAAAAGTAGATTCAGGAGTGGTGGAAGTGGGGCTGCAAGACGGCTAGATAATACTCGTCCTGTGATGAACGCCAACAGAGaagatggaggagggcggcggtcgAGGGGCGATGGATACTCACTACGACCAACATCGGAATTGCACAGCTCGATGGACCGGAACGGGGGACGGCAATTCAGAGGAGACGGATATTCACTCCGACCAACATCAGAACTTAGATAA